The nucleotide window ACGTCccctttgccacagctgaaagatgatgttctaaagttagctgtggatcaaggaggatgcccaagttgtggaccctctccgagggggtcaataattccccccagtccttgggaggcagtacccatagctactccgtcttgtctggattgagtctgagcctgttggcacccatccagaccctgacagcctccagacaccagcacatcacttccactgcttgactgagtggacatggggtggagatgtacagctgagtgtcctcagcgtactgatggtaactcaccccatgccctttgaTTATCTcagccagcagtttcatgtagatattaaacagcagaggggagaggaccaacccctgaggaaccccacaaggtagggacctaggaatcgacctctgcccccccactaacaccaactgcaactgaccagagaggtaggaggagaagcatcgtaaaacggtgcctcccactcccaaaccctccaatcagcacagaaggataccatgatcgatggtattgaatgccgctgagaggtcaagaagcaccaggacagaggataaacccctgtcccgggccccccAGAAATTATCCATCAGCGCAacaaaagcagtttctgtgctgtagacgggtctgaatcctgactgccaagggcctagataatcagcttcttccaaggaccgctggagctggagcgacgcCACCTTCTCcaataaccttccccataaagggaaggttggagacaggacgatagttattaaatatggctgggtccagggaaggcttcttgaggagtgggGCACAAGTGCCTCCATGTAtggatctggaaaggacccctccctcaaagaaacgttggtaatctcctggatctCCTGCGCTAACTCAGAGGATTCaccttaatatcagatcattactcaaatGTCCTGAAAGGAAAACCATGTCGAAagtgtgccccctctcatgggttgggccctgaactacttgggtcagatccatggttgccatggtggccatgaactcctgcgctaactCAGAGGATTCACTGAGCGACAGCAGATTAAAATCCTCcgagacaataagtctgggggactccaccaCCAGCCcgactacctcctcgagcaggACTACCTcctgtagctgggaggcaggtacatgagcaacaagtccacctgtacccctaggtccaacctcataagaagggactcacaacccgcaatctcaggagcagtgagCCTACGCAGCTTgaaggtcttcttggctataattgccactcctcccccccttccctggtgtcGTTGCTGGTGCCacatctgaaacccagctgggcacatttccaagAGCGGAACTCCCCCCTCTgcacccagccaggtctcagtcacacacgccaggtctgcctcctcctccaggagtaaatcctggatgaggggagctttatttatagcAGACCTGGCACTGAGCCCAGGGTCCGGATTTTGCTTGTCATCAGTTCCCCGGGTTGAGTCCatgggccagaacaagggaccactTTCAAGCAGCAGTCCCTTGTTCTCCATGAacggcctaccccatgtctcccaccatatctgcctctccccagcacgaCTGGAATATTCAGGccttctgccaccccagagataggcatCCCCACTCCTCCTGCCTCCAAGCTGCCAGACCAAATGTCCCTTCCATACATTTCATACACATCCCAGACCTCCTTTTCATCCAATCATATTCATACATTTGTCTTAAAATTTATGTCCTTAATAAAGTTaaatacaaaaattatattaacccATAAATAGTGTCCTATCACAATCACACTCACTATCATTATACATACACATAATCAGTCACACTCCACTCCCCATCCCACCTCTACAATAAAATAACCTTTACAATATATctaaaacaattatttaaaaaggTGTAAGACCAAATATAAAATTGTTAACCAATATCTATACAAAAAGGGCATATGGGACTGAACATCTTCTATAGGAGTTCTTTGTGATTTATGTCAAAATTGTAGTCTGATATAAAATATTGTCCAGAGCATCCGTTTCAGAGCGTCTTCCAGCTTTATAGCCGATGCCAGCAGGCCCCCTCCAGCACACTCTTGAAACCTCTCAGGCACTGCCCCCAGGACAACGACCGCTCTCACTGACTGCTGCCCCAGGTGCCTCTCAGTGTTTCTTGAAAAGTGTATCAAGAAATAACTGGAAGATACAATCAAGGATaatatatgaaatatgaaaagTGGATCAAGAAATAAGTTTAAATAAAGGTTACCAAGCCTCTGGAAGTGCTTCCATTTGTTGGCCATTGCCTAAGATACATGGACATTGTCAAAATGGCATTCCAAAGATTGATCTTGAAAACTGTAATATCAATTCCTTTTATATAGGTTTAGTTTCCAATActatcaattcaatttattgtgcTATGCAAATGTGATATGTAACTTGATTATATATCTGCAATATGTTtgcttaatattatttttttaatatattgtcatAGCAATTGAAACTGATACTATTATTATCAGTCACTATACAATTATCtggtaaacaaacaaaaaaagcatACTTTATTCTTAGCCTTTAAAATGATTATAAATTAGCTTTTCCCCATTTATCTTTTAATTATAGTAACATTCCTTTTGTCTCTAGAGCACCTGGAAGGAATAAATAAAGTGAAGTCAATAATTAGTTGTTGTGCTATTCATTATTGAATTACTTACCCAATATTTAGATGTCCAGACCTTCCTACTTCTTCCTTACACAGCTTACTATAATTAAATCATGGACATTTTACAAtagaatggtacctctacttaaagaaCTTACTTCATTCCAtgattaggttcttaagtagaaacgttcttaagaagaagcaatttttcccataggaatcaatgtaaaaagcaaataatgcgtacaaaaccattaggaaagaaataaaagctcggaatttgggtgggaggagaaggataaagaagaggaggaggagagtctctgtcaaaggaagaaggtgaggtgaggggaatcaaaaaaaaagagggactctgaggcagcaaggaggcgcacgcgcctccaatacacccggcgtgagactgcctcccatacactggctgctgctgctgctacctgctgcctcttccttcccatgcttaaGGGATCCCCTCTCCACTccctcactttgtagctggtgcctttccttcactgtggtgactcctcggctgcccagagcgaagggagcatttctttcctCTGGGcggtggcagaggtttattccctctccaagcgcccagagaaaggaaatgctgctGTTGTgtctgtaatggctaccttgtttcagttgtaaatagtttcttctcgtttaaagcgctgtctgagcctgagtcaggaagtcgctcctgattggctcagacgcagctgctccttgctttggcgggaaccgcaaaagtataaaagaagcggtttctcccaggcaaagcagatcggtactcgcaaaagtcacttgccttgctgagctgtcacttctctctctctgagctgaataaaagtaccgttcttaAAGTACCTGCGTCtggattcatttcactggcgacgaaggaagaaagaaaccacgcttgcaccatgagcaacatacaaatcggccgggctcccgaatacttcgatcccgagaaaacttCTTGGGACGACTACATGGccagcttcgagatcttcctcgaagctgcaggCATAgaggacgccgacgccgaccgaagaagggccatttttctaaattattgcGGCCCAGAGATCCGAAACCTCGCCCAGACGCTCACCGACCCACAGCCAGCAAGacccgtcgcttgggacgtcctacaagccaagctgGCGGGCCATTTCAAGCCCACCAAGCCAGCTATGGTTTTCCGACACCAATTCTCACGGATGGCCCAGACGGAGACGGAATCGATCAACCACTtcgcaacgcggcttcgaacggtgcttgccaaatgcaagttcgacaacccggaagctcgcctcaccgatgccctagttttcggcatgaaaaacgcctcggtgagaaacaaactcctcaccgaggacgaaccaACGCTTCAAACCgtgatcaaattagcgcaaaccgcagaggtcgccgacgccgcggccaaagagctgaaggaaaacGAACGGCGAGAAATCATCGCAAAGATCGACTCCGCTTCCCACCGcgccgagggatcagacgacctcacCCCGCCAGCCTACAAcgaggacaactgcctcctgctgcaagaccagccgagacagcaCAGAGCTCCTCACCACACAGCCCCTTGCgccggctgccggggaaaccaccagcgccaacgatgccctttccgggatgccatctgccgccgctgcaaccgtcgaggccacatcgccgaagcctgcagagcatcagcGCCGGaagaaaccttctccacaccaCGCCCTCAACGAGGCCAATACCAGGCGCCccagccgcgagaaaaccgaccttcccGTTTTTCAAACCgaaggaactactcagccgctaaccgcgactacgcaAAAGGTAACTCtagattttccgtgaataacacggcaactaaAAGTGGGGGAAAAATTGTAGTTTCATTACTGCTTAACAGCAAACCATGCTccatggaactggacacggggtctaaatacaccatcatgCCATGGGAGAAGCTCAAATTATACATGCCTAACTTATCTAAAGAGGACttattgcaaacctcattggtgattagagactttcaagggggggtaatctctgtGTTGGGTAAAGTGAATGTACCGATTGTATTTAAGGatgtgaaatgtacccttcctatgattgtagTAACTGGGGCTAAGCATTCTCTCCTGGGTTTAGCCTGGATGGAACCtttaggaattgaaatttctggagttTGTACCATTAGCTCTAATAGCATGCCGAATTTCCtacaagagttccccgaagtgtttagccccaccctgGGAACTTACAAAGGCCCCCCCATCTCGTTCTCTATTGACCCAAAGATTCCGCCTATTCGACTCAAAccccgcagggtaccccttccgctccttcccAAACTGGACCAGCAACTAgacaagctcataagccagggcatcttGGTTCCAGTGGAGCAGGGTCCCTGGGAGACACCCATAGCCACACCTttaaagccagatggctccttaagagtctgcgctgactacaaatctactttaaataaggctctccaacatcacccttaccccattccagttgtacaacaactcctgcactccctgggggaaggaaaaaggtttgcaaagattgacctcgcccaggcttaccagcaattaacagtcgatgaacaaacagcaaaagcgcaaacaattgtaacccacaggggtgcctttaaatgtaccagactgcaatttggagtgagcatagccccagggatattccaaagtataatggaacgcctattagcagggataaaaggggccattccctattttgatgacatcttaattgcaggggaaaaccaagaacagctaaataaaaaaataagggaagtacttaagaggctgcaGGACAAAGGCctaagaattaaaccagacaaatgtgtgtggggaacaaacagtgttgaattcctagggtataaaattgatggagaaggtatccaccccacaaccgagaaactgaaagccattagagaagcccctgagccacaaaataagacggaACTGCAAGCTTTcctaggcctccttaatttttattccgttttcttaaaacagaaggcgacagtagcagagcctctacaccgtttgctccagaaagaagccctttggacatggggggaaactgaacgcgAGGCTTTTATTCAAATAAAACAGCTATTAACTTCTAAgagcgtagtagtccaatatagcaCCTCATTACCCatcaggctcacgtgcgacgcttctccgtacggcgtgggaggggtGCTGGCTCACATCTTGCCAAATAATACGGAGGCCCCAATTgcctttttctccaaaacgatgactgataccgaaaggaactatagccagctagataaggaggcgctagctttagtggcaggggtgaagaaatttcataactacCTTTGTGGGAGGacttttgaattggttacagaccacaagccattACTGGGACTCTTAGCACCCGACAAACCTACTCCCCCATTCATGTCCCCAAGACTGAtaaggtgggcccttttcctATCAGGATACCAATACAAACTCAtacataaagggggtaaaaccatcaaccacgcagatggtctcagcagGTGCCCAATGCCAGACTTAGTGGTAGATCCTGCCCCATCAGCTGATGTGTTAATGTTAGAGCTCAAGGgttggcaaaatgattctgttaAACCTGAACTGTGTGATTACAAAGCCagaaggcttgaattgtcatatgtaaaaggttgtctgttgtggggggacAGAGTGAttattcctaaaagcctaagagTAAaagtacttgaaatgttacatgtaggccatccaggatgaaaggcctagccaggggacatttatggtgg belongs to Erythrolamprus reginae isolate rEryReg1 unplaced genomic scaffold, rEryReg1.hap1 H_24, whole genome shotgun sequence and includes:
- the LOC139155502 gene encoding uncharacterized protein translates to MSNIQIGRAPEYFDPEKTSWDDYMASFEIFLEAAGIEDADADRRRAIFLNYCGPEIRNLAQTLTDPQPARPVAWDVLQAKLAGHFKPTKPAMVFRHQFSRMAQTETESINHFATRLRTVLAKCKFDNPEARLTDALVFGMKNASVRNKLLTEDEPTLQTVIKLAQTAEVADAAAKELKENERREIIAKIDSASHRAEGSDDLTPPAYNEDNCLLLQDQPRQHRAPHHTAPCAGCRGNHQRQRCPFRDAICRRCNRRGHIAEACRASAPEETFSTPRPQRGQYQAPQPRENRPSRFSNRRNYSAANRDYAKEGDSSRASTPFAPERSPLDMGGN